A portion of the Gossypium arboreum isolate Shixiya-1 chromosome 8, ASM2569848v2, whole genome shotgun sequence genome contains these proteins:
- the LOC108467677 gene encoding zinc transporter ZTP29 isoform X2 produces the protein MLSISFLDLAHNAMNSIGFLKGNLWFFSGVIFFAVVANFIPEPTLSHSSEVKGKKNKGDEGGKDMMKKHRRQVFFSGIITAIGISLHNFPEGMAVFLGSMKGLRVGLNLALAIALHNIPEGVAVALPVYFATQSKWQAFKLATLSGFAEPLGVVIVAYLFPSSLSPEILEGLLGSVGGVMAFLTLHEMLPLAFDYAGQKQAVKAVFFGMAFMSASLYFLELSLPKDMSL, from the exons ATGTTGAGCATATCATTCCTTGATTTAGCTCATAACGCTATGAACTCAATTGGTTTCTTGAAAGGCAACCTCTGG TTTTTTTCTGGTGTTATCTTCTTTGCTGTGGTTGCCAATTTTATACCCGAGCCTACCCTATCTCACAGTTCTGAGGTGAAAGGCAAAAAG AACAAGGGTGATGAAGGGGGCAAGGATATGATGAAAAAGCATCGACGGCAGGTTTTTTTCAGTGGAATTATTACAGCAATAG GCATAAGCTTGCATAATTTTCCCGAGGGGATGGCAGTTTTCCTTGGATCCATGAAG GGCCTTCGTGTCGGTCTTAATTTGGCTTTGGCCATTGCTTTGCACAACATCCCAGAG GGTGTTGCTGTTGCACTGCCTGTTTATTTTGCTACACAGAG CAAGTGGCAGGCATTCAAGTTGGCAACTCTTTCTGGTTTTGCGGAGCCTCTCGGCGTTGTAATTGTTG CTTATCTGTTCCCGAGCAGCTTAAGTCCCGAAATTCTCGAGGGCTTGTTAGGATCAG tTGGTGGGGTGATGGCCTTCCTAACATTACATGAAATGCTGCCATTGGCATTTGACTATGCCGGGCAGAAGCAAGCTGTCAAGGCTGTGTTCTTCGGGATGGCTTTCATGTCTGCAAG CCTATACTTTCTCGAACTAAGCTTACCGAAGGACATGAGCTTGTAA
- the LOC108467677 gene encoding zinc transporter ZTP29 isoform X1 — protein MDSQVLVALALSLVGGLSTSLGALFVILNQAPNLKMLGLLQGFAAGLMLSISFLDLAHNAMNSIGFLKGNLWFFSGVIFFAVVANFIPEPTLSHSSEVKGKKNKGDEGGKDMMKKHRRQVFFSGIITAIGISLHNFPEGMAVFLGSMKGLRVGLNLALAIALHNIPEGVAVALPVYFATQSKWQAFKLATLSGFAEPLGVVIVAYLFPSSLSPEILEGLLGSVGGVMAFLTLHEMLPLAFDYAGQKQAVKAVFFGMAFMSASLYFLELSLPKDMSL, from the exons ATGGATTCTCAGGTTTTGGTGGCGCTTGCTCTCTCTCTCGTCGGTGGATTGAGTACTTCTCTAG GTGCTCTTTTCGTAATTCTTAATCAAGCTCCCAATTTGAAAATGCTCGGGCTTTTACAG GGTTTTGCTGCAGGTCTAATGTTGAGCATATCATTCCTTGATTTAGCTCATAACGCTATGAACTCAATTGGTTTCTTGAAAGGCAACCTCTGG TTTTTTTCTGGTGTTATCTTCTTTGCTGTGGTTGCCAATTTTATACCCGAGCCTACCCTATCTCACAGTTCTGAGGTGAAAGGCAAAAAG AACAAGGGTGATGAAGGGGGCAAGGATATGATGAAAAAGCATCGACGGCAGGTTTTTTTCAGTGGAATTATTACAGCAATAG GCATAAGCTTGCATAATTTTCCCGAGGGGATGGCAGTTTTCCTTGGATCCATGAAG GGCCTTCGTGTCGGTCTTAATTTGGCTTTGGCCATTGCTTTGCACAACATCCCAGAG GGTGTTGCTGTTGCACTGCCTGTTTATTTTGCTACACAGAG CAAGTGGCAGGCATTCAAGTTGGCAACTCTTTCTGGTTTTGCGGAGCCTCTCGGCGTTGTAATTGTTG CTTATCTGTTCCCGAGCAGCTTAAGTCCCGAAATTCTCGAGGGCTTGTTAGGATCAG tTGGTGGGGTGATGGCCTTCCTAACATTACATGAAATGCTGCCATTGGCATTTGACTATGCCGGGCAGAAGCAAGCTGTCAAGGCTGTGTTCTTCGGGATGGCTTTCATGTCTGCAAG CCTATACTTTCTCGAACTAAGCTTACCGAAGGACATGAGCTTGTAA